In Leptolyngbya sp. O-77, the genomic window TTGGATACTCGATTGCCCTTGAAGGACACTGCGGGCGATCGCCTTTCCTCCGCGCTGGATGGCGATTAAAAAAGGGCAGCATGGCGACCCAATCCTCGCGACTCCGTATCCAACTGGGCAGAGCCTTGAGGCAGCGTTATCGCAGCAAGCGACTGGCATTTTCTCTCTATCGCGCTCTGGCAAACCGTGAACCTATGAAAGCTCGTCAAGAGATTTTGCTAGCCCTGGCCCGGAATGCAGAACGTGCAGCAGCAGCCGATGCCATTCGCTTACTGCGCTTAAATCTGCCTGTACCTACAGAAAACACATTTGTCCAACGGCTCTGGCAGCAGTGTCTACTATGTTGCGGTCTGCGGATGACTTTGCTGTGGTTGGCATGGCAAGAGAAGCAGGTGAGTTGTCAATGTCTTCAGGTGTTTAGAATTCGCCAATAGTGAATGTTTCTATTCCAGAAGTGATTCCAGGAATGATTCAAGACCGGATTCAACTGTCAACGAGGGGAGATTTATCATGACGCAAAACACGTTCAAAGAACTACTGAACCAGCCGAAGGGGTTGGGTGCGGCTAAGCTAACGGCTAATCAGCTGAGCGTACCGGAGCTAGTGCGATCGCTGCTAGAGATTGACCTACCCCAGCGGGTTCTAGCGTTTCGGCTGCTGGATAAGGATAAGGCGATCGCCGTTTTTGAAATGCTCAGTCCCGATGGGCAGGCTGACCTGATTCGGCAGATGTCTGATCCGGAAATTTTGCCGATTTTAGAAGCCCTTGAACCCGAACAGCGGGTTCGTCTGTTTGAAGAGTTACCTGCCAAGGTCACCAAGCGCCTCCTTACCCAGCTCAGACCCACCTCCCGTGAGGCAGTCGATTTGCTGCTGGGCTATCCCGAAGGAAGTGCTGGGCGGCGGATGAGCTTGCGCTATCTGGCCGTGCGAGAAGGTTCAAAAGTTAGCGCAGTTCTGGCCTCCGTGCGAGAATCCCAGCTTGGAGATGATGACCTGGATTTGGTGTTTATGATTGACCAGCAGGGGGTTTATCGAGGCTTTGTCCGCACCGTGCGCCTGATCAAAGCCAACCCAGAACTGCTGATTGAGCAGTTGGCGGACGGACGGGATATTGCCATCAGCGCTACTTCGCCCGAAATGCAGGCGGCGCGTTTGCTCAAAGATTACGACCTGCCTGCTATTCCAGTGCTAGACAGCGAGGGACGGCTTGTCGGCGATCTGACCTTTGACGATGTAATTGACGTAATCGAAGAGGAAGCGTCGAGCGCGGCCCTGGCCCAAGCAGGGGTCGGGGGACTGCTAACCCGTGACCAGGCCTGGAGTGAAAAGTTGGTTCGCGGGCCAATTCGCTATGCGGTTCAGCTTCGGATTTTGTGTTTGATCATCACGCTAATTGGCGGCATGGTGGTTGGGGGGGTGATTCAAAACTTCGAGGAAATTTTGGAAGCCGTTGTTGTGGTGGCAATTTTTATTCCGGTGGTAATGGACATGGGCGGAAATGTGGGAACCCAATCTACGACGGTGTTTGCCCGTGGGCTGGCCTGGAGCCATATCGATATTCGGCATTACGGAAGTTACTTATTTCGGGAATTCCGCATTGGCGCAATCATGGGCGCAATCTTGGGGACGGTTGGGGGGGCGATCGCCTATTTCTGGCAGGGTGCCCCTAACGGCGTGCCTCAGCTTGGGCTGGCCGTTGGGCTGTCCCTTTTTGCGGTGATTACGTTAGCTGCCGTTTTGGGGGCGCTGCTACCCTGGCTGCTTCTCAGGTTGGGCTTTGATCACGGCCCGGCTGCCGACCCGTTCATTACAACCATCAAGGACTTTACGGGACTACTGCTTTACTTTTACCTGGTTTCTGTGCTGCTGGGCATTGAAACCTGAGGGAGGCTTGTCGCAACTGGGCGGGGTGTGGACATCATGCAGAAAGCACCCCTCCAAGCTCACGGGTTGCCCTAGACCAGATCTCCAGGCGGAAATCTACTGCTGATTACCCCTAGTTCTCCGTCCAAAACGGGCGGAGGGCATTAAACAGGGCCAGCAGGTTGGCAGTGTTATTAATTGCTACCACCAGCACCGGATCGAGCAGCAGCAGAACGCCGAGGGTGGTAGCTGTGAGGTTGGGTAGGGTAATCAGGGCGATATTTTGCTTCACAATAGCGATCGCCTCATCGGCTAGCTCAAAGGCAGTCACCAGAGCAGTGAGACGGCCCTGGGGCAAGGTCAAGTCAGCAATGTCTTGAATAGGATAATAAGAATGATGGGTGCTGACGGCCACATCGGCATAGCGCAGAGCGGGATAGTCATCCATCCCTTCCCCTGCGTAGATTACCGTGTGGCCAGCGGCTTGCAGTTGACAGACAAACTCTTTTTTATCCTGGGGGCTGAGTTCGGAGCGAATGTAGTCGGGGGAAAGCCCCACTTGGGCACCGATCGCCGCCGCCAGTTGGGGGGCCCCGCCCGTGACCATGTACACGGTCATCCCCCGCTGTTTCAGACCGGCGATCGCCGCCTCGGCCTCTGGCCGCACCTGGGCACAGCAGACAATCTGCCCCAGAAAGCGACCCTCCTGCGCTGCATAGACATACCAGTAGCCGTGGTGTTGTCCATCCTGGCTACCTGCTGGCCCGTCAAATTCTTCAGGAAAGAACACGCCTGCCTGTTGCAGATAGTTGCGGCTACCCACCACCACCCGTTGCCCATCAATCTGAGCGGAGACACCCAGCCCAGGGCCTTGTCTTGGGTAGCAGGCTTCGCTCTGAGGTAGCGTTAAGCCGAGGGCATTGGCTTCTGCCACGATGGCGCAGGCCACAGGGTGCTGCCACTCGGTTTGGTCGCACTGCTCGGCAGCCGCAGCTAAAGCCAGCAGGCCGTGGACTGGGTCGGCGATTGAATTAGGCAGGAGAGATTCGGTTCCAGGGGCAATACGCACTTCAACGACCGATAGATCGGACTCGGTCAGCGTGCCCGTGCGGGCAAAAACAACCGTATCTGCCGCTGCCAGAGTCTCAAATACCCGACCCGAGCGCACGTCAATTTGCAATCGTTGCGCCCGCTTCATCATGGCCAGGATAGCGGTGGGGGTAGACAGGTGAATACCCGTGATCAAATCGAGCTGGAGGATCGCCAATGCTCGCTCCAGGTTTTGAGTGAGCAGATAGATGCCCACAGAGATAGCGAGCGTGGGAAGGACTAGGGTCTGTCCAACGGCTTTGGCATAGTCACTCAGTTCTGTTTGCTGGAAGGGAGCGGCCTCAGCTAGCTCCAGTTCTTGACCGTACTGGGTTTCCGTCCCCAGTGCTTCCACCTCTATGACCAGTTCTCCGTCTAGGAGGGTGCTACCATAGAGAATCCGCTCGCCAGCGCTCCGGGGCAGGGGGGCGGGTTCGCCAGTCAGGGTGCTGAGATCGAGCCAGGCTTCTCCGGCGAGAATGCGGCCGTCGGCGGGGCTGGTGTCTCCCGCTTGCAGAAAGACGCGATCGCCCGGTTTCAGCTCCCCGATTGCAATCTCCTGGAGTTGTCTCTCCTGCTGAATCCGCACCCGGTCAATGGGGGGAATGAGATCGGTCGTTGGAACCGCAGTCGAAGCAGAAGTCGCCTCTTTCAGCACGTCGGCCACCTGCGCCAACACCAGATCCAGGTTAGGAGCTACAAAGTCGCCCGTGAACCCATAAAAAAGGGTCCAGGTGGATTCGAGCAATTCTTCATCGAAGCGACCCCGGATCAGGCTTTGGCGGGTGCGGTCTAGCAGCGGCACAGCGGCAGCCAAGGTCACGCCGCCCAGCAGCCAAGGAGACAGGGACCACTCTAGGGGCGTGATGAGTAGCGCTAAAGTCAGTCCCAGAGTCGGCAGGGCCATCCGCTGCAACAGTTCTAAATCCAGAGGGTCGGCGGCGGGAAAGAGAGATTGATCCGCGATTCTGGGCGCAGGTTGATCCAGCGCAAAGGACTGCAAGAAGTCCCGCAGGCGATCGCACACCTCCGTCACCCCCAGCCCCGGTTCATGCTCAATCACCACAGACTGGGCCCAGGGGTTGACGCGGACATGAGAAACGCCGGGGTATTGGGAAAGCTGCGATCGCACCTCCGCTCCTCCATCGACCGCCCACCGCAGCGCCGCTAGCCGCAGCCGCAGCCGCCCTCGGAGTTGGTGAACTACCTGGATAGTGCAGGGATTAGTGGGGCTTGCCGTCGGGGTTGCCATGTCGATTCTCACTCAGCACTTTTCGGTGCTGCGTTGGTCAATCAGGGTTGCTGGGCTTGGCGGTCGGATTGGTCTCTGAAAGCGGATGCTCTGAAAGCGGACGAAAAGTGCCGGAATCTGCCTCGTAGCACCAGGCGACCCCCTCTGGATCTTGTTCCTGGCTCCAGTCCTTAAAGGTCGGCTGCTGCCGTCGAGGCGTGATGCACTGGGAGGAAACCCCCAACCGTTCGGCCAAATCTCGCTGGGTGAGCGGCTCTGGCGAAGCGGCGGTCGGCTGCTCTTCAGGGGTCAAGTCGGTTGAGTTGGTTGAATTGGCTGACCCGGCTGAATTAGTGGGTCGATCTGGCTGCGGGGCAGGTGGGGCGGTTGGTAGGGACGATGTCGGGTCGGAGCGCTGGGCGATGAGCGCTGAAGCCTGTTCTAGAGTGGGTTCGGGGGCAGGGCGCGACCATCCTTCGAGTAAATCTAGGATTTTCGGTGGCACGGGATCAGCCGAGGGGCGATCGCGAAAGTGAATAATCACCGAGCAAGCCGCCCGATTAATCCGCACAGCCGCAACGCCCTTCACGGCCCCTAGTTTTGCCTGGAGGGTCGTCGCCATGGCCTCATCGTTGCGGAGGCGCGGCACCTGAATCCGCAGCCGCTTTGAGGTCTGATGCACAACCGCATACGCTAGGTCAGGGGTAGAAGGAGCCATAGGGGGTTCAATGGCAGCGCTGCACGGATTAAACAACGCTTTCCAGGTTATTTGTGGCTGGTTGCTCGAACGTGCTAATGCCAGCGTAGCTGATCAAAGTCCTGTGGGGTGGTCGTTATGGCTACGCCCAACAGCACCTTACAGCATGATTGATGGATACCCACTCACTTAATGATCATGGGCCAACTTAAAGCATAGGGCCGAGAGCAAAAAGAAAGGCGTAGCAGGAAGCCCCGGCAAAATGACACCCACAACTCCCACCACGAAGCTCACAACCCCTGCCGTGTAGAGAGCCACCTTTCGCAGATTATTAAGAGCAATGTCCATCGTTCAACCTCCAGCAGATAGACGACAAATGTACAGTGTTTAATTCAGCCTCAAGAAGTGCCTACTTTCTCCGATTCCGATTCAGCCAAAGTCCTTCTGTCTGCGACCTGTGACCTTGCCAGCCTACCCACTCGCCGCCAGAGCCGCTGCGACCCGATGACCAGGACGGCTAGTTGCTCCCCGCTCCTGACCTGGGCGAAAGGGCAGGGTATCAGCCAGCACGGGATGAAAGACTTGCTCTGTCTGCGAGTAGCGCCACGCCACCCGACCTGGGTCGCGGGTGCGGCTCCACTGGGCAAAAGTTGACTGTCGCTTGCGGCGAGAAAGAGTTTGAGGGGAAACCCCTAGCCGCGCTGCCAGATCTTTTTGGATCAGGGACTCTAGGGTGTCCGCAGGTTGAGGAACTTGGACAGAAGGCGCGATCGCCCCCAGGGGTCTAGCCTGAACGGCTCGGTTGTCGGAGCTTGCCTGCGGGTTTGCAGGAGTGCAGGATGCAGCAGCAGGGCGATCGCGCTCTGCATCCTCCGCGTCATCCAGCGGTTCTGCTGCGGCAGCCGACGACCGGATCGACCTGATCGCCGAGGATCTGGCGGGCGGCTGGAGCCAGTCAGGCAGCCCCGTCGGCCCCAGCAGCGGGCGCAAACCGTTCAGCTCCGCCAGAATTGCAGAGCCGTTGTTAATCAAAATTGCCAGGACTGGATTGATGACCAGGAACACCCCCGCCAGCACAGCGCCTACGTTAGGCAAAATGACCAGGGCAATGTTCTGGTTCACAATGTCCATTGCCTGCTGAGCGATCGCAATGGCAGTTTCCAGCTGAGTCAGGTTATCCTCCATCAGCACCACATCTGCTGTCTCTCGCGCAATGCCACTAGCTCCCGCAAAAGAAATCGAAACATCAGCGTAGGCTAGCGCAGCAGAGTCGTTGATGTCGTCGCCGCAGAAGGCGACGGTCTTGCCGCTGTCGTGGAGCGCTTTGACCACCTCCACCTTGCGCTCCGGAAACGATTCGGCGTAGACCCGCTCGGGGGGAATGCCCAGGCTGTGGGACACTGCCCGCACCACTCGCGCCTCGTCACCGCTCAGCACATACACCTCGATGCCCTGAGCGTGGAGCGCCTGAACTACAGCCGAACTCTCCGCCCGAATCGGGTCACTATAGAGAATGACCCCTGCCAAAGTATTCTCCAGTGCTACATACACCAACGAGTGGGGGCCGTCCTCAAGATTGGGGTAGCGGTGGTGCAACTCGTCCAGGTCGATGCCTCGATGAACCATGAGTCGGCGGCTGCCCACCCAAACTTGCCGCCCTCGAATCTGGGCCTCAACGCCCAACCCCACGTGATATTCCCATTCGTCGCAAGGCTGTAGAGACACTCCTTGCTCCTTCGCCTGACGGATAATTGCTTCGGCTACAGGGTGGGTGAGTCCCTGCTCAGCGCTGGCCGCTAAGCTCAACACCTCACGACTCGATAGTTCCGGTAGCAGAACATGAATCTCAGTGACTCTGGCTCGCCCTTCTGTCAGAGTGCCTGTTTTGTCAAAGACGATGGCATCGACTTCTGCCAACTGCTCGATTGTTCGACCCGTGCGAATTAGCACGCCATTGCGGGCCCCATAGGTCAGGGCTGAGAGGATCGTGGTGGGTACCGAAATCCGAATGCCTGTGCCCACATCCAGGGTCAAAATCGAAATAGCTCGGCTCACGTCACCGCTGACCGTGCCCACTATTGCTGAGGCCAGCAAGGTTGGCAGCACAAGCTGGTTAGCTACCTTGGTCGCAAAGTTAGATGCCCGCGTATCGTACACCGGGGCCTCTTTCATCAGGCTGGCAATCACTCCAGCCCGCGTCTCTACGCCGATGCGCTCTGCCTGGATACACAGATGCCCATCCACCAAAATCGTCGATGCAAAGACATCTTCCCCAGGGGCGCGGGCAATAGGGATAGATTCGCCTGTGAGCTTGCACTGATCTACTAAGCCAGAGCCGCGTAGCACCGTGCCATCAACTGGAATTTGGTCGCCAGGGTAGACCACGACGCGATCGCCCACCACCACCTGGTCGATTGGGAGTTTCACTTCCTGTCCGTCCCGCTCAACGAGGGTCTCCGTACCCAGACAACTAAGCAGATCGAGGGAGGCCCGTTCACTGCTGCGAGCAGTGATATCACGAATAGCCTCGCCCCCCTCCACCATGCCCAGCATCAGCGCTGGCGCAAAAAAGTTGCCTTCCAGCGTGTGCAGGGTAATCGCCAGCGCATCCAGCAGGTCGATAGCCAGCTCACCATGCTTGAAGAGGGCAGTTATGGCGCGATCGTAGACTGGGCGCGTCGCTGCCAAGATAATGCCGCCCACCACCAGCCCAGGCAAGGGCACGCCCACCATGGCCCCAAACCCCAGCAGCAACCCCGCTGCTGGCAAACCCAGACGAGCCAATAAGTCTACGCTCTGCGGTTCCGATGCCGGAGCTTTTCTGAGTGCCTGGGGATCTTCTAAATCGACTAAATCGACCTGATGCGCCT contains:
- the mgtE gene encoding magnesium transporter; this translates as MTQNTFKELLNQPKGLGAAKLTANQLSVPELVRSLLEIDLPQRVLAFRLLDKDKAIAVFEMLSPDGQADLIRQMSDPEILPILEALEPEQRVRLFEELPAKVTKRLLTQLRPTSREAVDLLLGYPEGSAGRRMSLRYLAVREGSKVSAVLASVRESQLGDDDLDLVFMIDQQGVYRGFVRTVRLIKANPELLIEQLADGRDIAISATSPEMQAARLLKDYDLPAIPVLDSEGRLVGDLTFDDVIDVIEEEASSAALAQAGVGGLLTRDQAWSEKLVRGPIRYAVQLRILCLIITLIGGMVVGGVIQNFEEILEAVVVVAIFIPVVMDMGGNVGTQSTTVFARGLAWSHIDIRHYGSYLFREFRIGAIMGAILGTVGGAIAYFWQGAPNGVPQLGLAVGLSLFAVITLAAVLGALLPWLLLRLGFDHGPAADPFITTIKDFTGLLLYFYLVSVLLGIET
- a CDS encoding HAD-IC family P-type ATPase is translated as MATPTASPTNPCTIQVVHQLRGRLRLRLAALRWAVDGGAEVRSQLSQYPGVSHVRVNPWAQSVVIEHEPGLGVTEVCDRLRDFLQSFALDQPAPRIADQSLFPAADPLDLELLQRMALPTLGLTLALLITPLEWSLSPWLLGGVTLAAAVPLLDRTRQSLIRGRFDEELLESTWTLFYGFTGDFVAPNLDLVLAQVADVLKEATSASTAVPTTDLIPPIDRVRIQQERQLQEIAIGELKPGDRVFLQAGDTSPADGRILAGEAWLDLSTLTGEPAPLPRSAGERILYGSTLLDGELVIEVEALGTETQYGQELELAEAAPFQQTELSDYAKAVGQTLVLPTLAISVGIYLLTQNLERALAILQLDLITGIHLSTPTAILAMMKRAQRLQIDVRSGRVFETLAAADTVVFARTGTLTESDLSVVEVRIAPGTESLLPNSIADPVHGLLALAAAAEQCDQTEWQHPVACAIVAEANALGLTLPQSEACYPRQGPGLGVSAQIDGQRVVVGSRNYLQQAGVFFPEEFDGPAGSQDGQHHGYWYVYAAQEGRFLGQIVCCAQVRPEAEAAIAGLKQRGMTVYMVTGGAPQLAAAIGAQVGLSPDYIRSELSPQDKKEFVCQLQAAGHTVIYAGEGMDDYPALRYADVAVSTHHSYYPIQDIADLTLPQGRLTALVTAFELADEAIAIVKQNIALITLPNLTATTLGVLLLLDPVLVVAINNTANLLALFNALRPFWTEN
- a CDS encoding HMA2 domain-containing protein, translated to MAPSTPDLAYAVVHQTSKRLRIQVPRLRNDEAMATTLQAKLGAVKGVAAVRINRAACSVIIHFRDRPSADPVPPKILDLLEGWSRPAPEPTLEQASALIAQRSDPTSSLPTAPPAPQPDRPTNSAGSANSTNSTDLTPEEQPTAASPEPLTQRDLAERLGVSSQCITPRRQQPTFKDWSQEQDPEGVAWCYEADSGTFRPLSEHPLSETNPTAKPSNPD
- a CDS encoding DUF454 family protein → MDIALNNLRKVALYTAGVVSFVVGVVGVILPGLPATPFFLLSALCFKLAHDH
- a CDS encoding heavy metal translocating P-type ATPase; protein product: MGFGSRSGHLPCEIKGSVAVIPSSEDCRKVDIGPEEDTASGFQINPLIHYEVVHRTAHRIRVRIPRLKVDEDYGQVLCYLVKRLEGVESVRCQPLAQSLIVEYVRGIDRAEQLETERHLFRAIQQAHQVDLVDLEDPQALRKAPASEPQSVDLLARLGLPAAGLLLGFGAMVGVPLPGLVVGGIILAATRPVYDRAITALFKHGELAIDLLDALAITLHTLEGNFFAPALMLGMVEGGEAIRDITARSSERASLDLLSCLGTETLVERDGQEVKLPIDQVVVGDRVVVYPGDQIPVDGTVLRGSGLVDQCKLTGESIPIARAPGEDVFASTILVDGHLCIQAERIGVETRAGVIASLMKEAPVYDTRASNFATKVANQLVLPTLLASAIVGTVSGDVSRAISILTLDVGTGIRISVPTTILSALTYGARNGVLIRTGRTIEQLAEVDAIVFDKTGTLTEGRARVTEIHVLLPELSSREVLSLAASAEQGLTHPVAEAIIRQAKEQGVSLQPCDEWEYHVGLGVEAQIRGRQVWVGSRRLMVHRGIDLDELHHRYPNLEDGPHSLVYVALENTLAGVILYSDPIRAESSAVVQALHAQGIEVYVLSGDEARVVRAVSHSLGIPPERVYAESFPERKVEVVKALHDSGKTVAFCGDDINDSAALAYADVSISFAGASGIARETADVVLMEDNLTQLETAIAIAQQAMDIVNQNIALVILPNVGAVLAGVFLVINPVLAILINNGSAILAELNGLRPLLGPTGLPDWLQPPARSSAIRSIRSSAAAAEPLDDAEDAERDRPAAASCTPANPQASSDNRAVQARPLGAIAPSVQVPQPADTLESLIQKDLAARLGVSPQTLSRRKRQSTFAQWSRTRDPGRVAWRYSQTEQVFHPVLADTLPFRPGQERGATSRPGHRVAAALAASG